In Vicia villosa cultivar HV-30 ecotype Madison, WI linkage group LG7, Vvil1.0, whole genome shotgun sequence, the DNA window GCCAAACTCGGGACAAAGCAGCACTTCACTTCAATCGAGCACCCCCAAACCAACGGACAGGCCgaagccgccaaccgggtcatCCTCCGTGGATTGAAGAGAAGGCTGGGCGAGGCGAAAAAAGCTTGGGAcgaagagctacacagcgtcctctAGGCATACAGGACGACCCCGCATTCAACCACGGGCGAAACACCGTTCAGGCTAACCTATGGCacagaagccgtgatccccgtggagatccgagaaccGTCTCGTCGGACTGAGTCACCTCTAGAGGAAGAGTTCAACGACGAAGCcatgagagaagagctcgacatggtcgaggagatccgagcaggatcctccctgcgagaagcgaaattgaaacAACAAATAGCGTTGAGACATGACACCAAAGTCGTCAAGCGCTCCTTCGAAGTCGGAGACTTAGTGCTCCGTAGGAACATGAAAGATTCACGCGaaggcaaactagccccaaactgggaaggtccgtaccgagtgtacgataaaaccgaaaacggtgcgtattacctcgagaaccttctcggcgaaaaactagctcgaccttggaatgctgaaaaactcagacgctactacagttagaaacaacctaacactaCCCGGCCGCTCGTGACGAACACGAGGAAGATACGGGCGaggactcgcgccatggtacaagcgcgtatgctccacgacagcttcagtcggataaccctactaggaggcaaagccgactacacggcgggccttacacacagaccctccgcggaagtacctgcacggcagaaccccagctcgcgatgggatcgttcacgccgcgagcacctggccccgaccgcggcctcgcgctcgcttatagcgcacacctgctctgcgcacccggaccgttccTCACACGCCCGGGCCATAAACCTCGGTCGAGCACAAACGCAAATCAAGCATAAACACAACATACATCGGATAAGCACAAATAAACATTGGAGCATAAAACTATTAAAAACCGACCAAATTGGCcggagatatccaaatattacaaaaaattattCGGGCATCACCCAACTAGCTaccttggcacgcaggccacaaaatactggcacgcaggccacaaaacatcGACACGCAGGCCATAACAATGAAACACTGGTCAAACATCGCCATCTTCGTCCTCGGCACCCTCATCCTCACCCTGGGGTTCCTCCTCATCTTCCCAGTCCTCGAACTCCGGGTTCGGTTCAATTCGCCCATCCACGACCTTATGGTATGGACCAATGCCCTTCGTCACCAAACGCGGGTTGAGGACCTTCAGCTGATCCACCGCAGCTTTAAAACCGACCCCCAAGGAAGCTACACAGTCGACCTCCAGCTCCCTCACCTTGCCCAGAAGCTGAGGACGCGTCACCAAGGCTTTCTCGTCCTCATCTTCCTCGGCAGCAGGGAGATGAGCCCTCTCCAACTCGGCAATTCTCTCGCGGAGCCTTTTTCCCTCGGCCTCCAAGTCCGCAACCTTGTTGCGCTCTTTGACGAGATCCTCCACTATCCCGCTCTGGACCTCATACTTGTCCTTGTACTGTTCGAACTCGTGCTCCAGCCCATCGTACTTGATCTGAAGAGCATCGTAGTCCTTCTGAGGACAAACATTCTGAGCGTTAAGAGCCAAGGCCaaggcggccaccctcatcatcccttcgAGGTCCTCGGACAAATCCTTGTCTCGAGTCACCCTGTCCCGCTTGACGATGTGCCTCACCTCCTCCCGCTCGAGGAGAACATTTTTCTTTGAGAAGATCCCCCTATGCAGGGTACAAGAAGGCAGCACAATGTCCTCCTCGGAGGGGTTGTCGATGATAAGAGGGCGAAACTCCCCGGTCCCgtcattcttttgtttctttccGGCCGGAGAACCACGCGAGCTCGTCCCGACAGACAAGGGAGAGCCACTGTCGGGGACACTCGCGGCAGCCGCCTTGACCTCCTCGACCCGCGATCGCTTCCCAGACACTTTGGCGGCCCCCTTGTTCTTGGCCCGCATCTTCGTAATTTTGTCGTGCAAgtcggccatttttcctgcaaaataaagagttagaaccaaaaaggtGTCGTTTGAGCAAATAATAGTTATCTCACCTAACAAAATCATAGCGTCCCCGTAACTTCCGCACTCGAGGACAGCTTTGGTGTTGATGTGCCGAGGCTCTAACATAGGGCCTCCGTCCTCCTCGAATAGGGGATCCCCGTTAGGATATGTACATATTGCCGGTCTAAACCCGTCCACAAAAGAAGCGAGCCGCTGATACCCCCCTGTATCGCGCTCGTTGAGATCCTCGTCCCGGAAGATGTAATAGTCAGTCCCACGCTCGAAATGGTCAGGTTGCCACTCTAACGGGAACCGAGCAGCTGGGCCCACTCTCCTCACCCCATCCTCAATATACTCGCGCTCCTCGAACAAATGACTCTCGGCATCAGGAGTGAGCGGCTTAACTATAAAATACCGGTTCTTAAAGTGCTTGACAGAGTCCTGGTAAATagcgaacagcttcttcggctgcttaaacgacacccaactccacttgccgtccCGATCACGCAACCTCTACAAATGAAAAATTCTAAAGAAAAGGGGCAGAGTTGCTTCGACCTCCAAATACCCGCACACGATCTCAAAGGCCCTTAAGAACGCCAAAGCGTTGGGATGAAGCTGAGACGGGCAGAGCCGCAACCAACTGAAGACACTCCGTTGCAAATGAGTGAACGGGAGACGGAGACCAGCCTCCTTAAAGACGAACTCATACATTGCGAAACGGGGGCCGGGAAATCGCGAGCAGACCCTCTGGTGAGATTTGGGCACAAAAGCCccccaagaaggctcctcgtcTTCGTCAAGGTCCTCGATGACGTTAAAGGCTTCTTTGGGGTGACTCGTGAAGCGCGATGCAATCATCCTCGGCTCTACAGCCACCCATTCATCAAGTGCCCTAGGGGAGGTCTCTACGACGGGAACGTCATCTTGCACGCCAACAGCTTCCTCCCCATCTGAAATGTCGAAGACGACATCATCCTTGTtctcgtcggccatttacctgaaaagcagaggaaaccgtgaattcgactggtcaaatccacccttccaccgcaagtcaagtgaaagggcgaggaaaaggGACGAGGAGAACTCCCCCAATCATCAAGTGGCCGACGAGCTAAAGTGTTCTCCAAATATATACGCCGCACGCAGCGGAGGTCGGCGAATTCATGCCCTCACCAAGACGTGCAACCTCCACCGCTCGTGGCCTTCATACCACTCTCTAGCAATCCTAAGAGCTGGACGTCTCATTCAAACGTTCTAGCCCCGTTCACTCAAAACTCACTCGGCAAACGCACGAGAAAAACGGTGTATCTTTTAGGCTTACTCGGCTAATTAATAAACCTTCCTCGTCACGCTCATCAACCATGCTCGCCTCACTCAAAACTAATGCATAAAACTTAAACAAAAACATGAAGGAGACGAAGAACTTACTTGGAGGAAGCGAAGAGGATATGAACGAAACGAGGAGAAGAGCAATGAGCGGATCTTGAAGGCTTGGGAAATGTTAAGTACTAAATGAGTGACCTCCTCACTCCTTATATAGGGAAAgaaggccaaagggtgtcatgatggcctaggcagcctaggagacgcCATCATTGCCTACACCCCAAAGACGGCTCCCTCCGCGAAAAGCTGCCACGCGTCCCAAGGATCTTGAGAACTCCAAAAGACGCCGTCTACTTTCATCCCTAGAAGCGGCGCAATAATGATTACTGCCTGTACAGCTGACACCTGTCAATCACGCTAATGAGTAACAACCAATAAGGTTAAAAATCAAGACAACGGGCGACCGACCTAAACCCTCGAGGAGCCAATGATTTGGAACCGTGCTCGGCTAAACCTCCTCGTTAAAGTCATCACCCTTATTAggctaatgacttggggggctcctgttctggtctgggccgagcaggcccaacccttgattaccagccgagcaggcccacttCCCTTGGGCCCAATTACTGAACAGATAGGGGCTGCCCGTCGCGAAGAccctggccgagcaggcccaaacctTTGGGCCTACTTACTAgataaccgtcaaggagttatccacgcacgaagaccacgcgtcacgtctcagcgaaggattcggtcaaccatctccgaaccctacgccatgtgcatccagaacgtgagtctcctgctgactcagccctagcatgggacgttctggcagttccctagcacgtgggcctccagttggatttggcccaattagggaaccttggcccagcgttgggggctataaataccctctttcactagagggtcaggtattctattctcaactctaaacctcattctctgatagctactgacttaagcatcggagaaccttgcaggtacccccccatcttgctcttcaagccagacattacgccttgacgattcttctgatcaggtacgatcagttcggattttttttaaaagccaaccgaaccaaaccaaaccgcacgattttttctcttgcggttcggatgattttttttgtcaaaaccgtCCAatccgcaccgcgaacacccctagataTATCTCTGCAATGATGTGCAGATGATATCGACTTCACACAATTATATACAATAATACATAAGTTTTAAATAGTAATagattatatgaatttattaagAAATTGTTAAACAAAAGTATTAGTAATAATTTGTAATTAGACTTTTGAGATAAAAAGGAGACCCTACTATTAATACAGCTGGTTACAACACAAGTGAGAATCATATCAACAAGATTTTGCAAGATAATTTCTAATTAGACTTTTTTTTGTGTGATTAGTGACTTGACCTTTAATGAGATTTTATCCAAGACCCACGAAAATTCTTTGTGGATTTGATGTGATGTAGGAATTATTGAAATTAAAAGCATATAATAGTAAAAAAATGTAGAGAGATAATGAAAGTTGGGTGAATATATTTCTTCAATTAGTACTATATCTTACAATTGGTGCAATATAATCATAATACTTTGCACCATAGAATACAGAATCGGTCCTAAGATTTtacattgaatatttataaacttgaaaaaatatatataattgttcagaAGATTAGAAGCTGAAATAAtataaaggaaaaaaataaaaaataaaaataaaaaagtaaaatgaCTAATTTAATAGACTAAAAAATGTTCTACTAAATTAATAATGGCTTAATTATAATCCATGGGGTTGTTggaattaatttttttctattcctCTGAGCTTCAATTCAGGCGTAATGAAAGGTGATTAGAGTTCAATTTTCATTTGTGTTGCTTGATTTGAATCtgcattgaaaaaaataaataaattggatTAATTATAAGGTCAAATTTTATGTTCCTAATGAAAAtgatatttcatttatttttattttttttctggttttttattACCGTTGAAACTTGGTGAGTGTATTGGTGTTTCCCTGTTTGAAGTTTGGCCAAATCCCATCTGAACAATGGTGTTTAAGTCCTCTTCAGAAAATGTTAAAGGAAACTGAAAAatcattagaaaaataaaatattaattaagaaaaattcaAAAACTAGAAGTGAAACAATCTGGTTTTCTATTACATCATCAATTAAATAattggtaaaaattttaaaataatttttaaaagattCAACTCTTCAGCCGTCGTAATTTAAACATATGAAATATTACGATTATTTTTACATATTTCAGTTGAGTTATCCATCCGGTCGATAATTTATAgaaaagtaattaaaaaaatttgttacCTGAGATCCATTTTCATTAAATCCATTTAGTAAAGGTAAATGCATGCCAAGATTATGGCACAAAGAAGAATCCAATGAATCCACTAAGCAATGTGTCCCACTTCCATTAGGAATGTTACTATGAATAACTTGATTTTGTTGGGTTTGTGTCCCATAAAAAGATGGTGCTGAAGAATCTATTTGGAATATTGAGTTTTGCAATGAATTATTTGCTTGAAATAtctgaaatcaaaaagaaaaaaaatcattaaaaaataaatatataaaaaaaaaagcaacaaaaGTTTGTTGAAAAAGCAAAGAGACTTGAAACTTACATCTTTTGATACAACAACACTTTCAATACTTGTGTTAACAGAAGACAATTTCATAGACAAAaactgaaaagaaaaataaaataacaataacttaatgagcaagaaaacaaaaaaaaattaattattacatTTCATAATTGAGATCAATGCTTATTGGTGAAGAATTGATTACCTCAACTTGCCGTTGTAATGACTGAACATAATTTATAATTTCATCTAGCATAAGTGCTTTTCCAGTAACCTACAAAGAATAATCAATAATTTTATAGGCATAAGCTAAATTAGTAAAATGTACAAATTCTACTAACATGAAATTAAATTGATTTGTTTTGTAATATAATTTAGTACAACTTTTAAGTTTTGCTTGTATTACCTTATTGCAACCTGGTACGAGATCTTGAAGAAGTTTCATTCTTTCACTTATTTTCTCTCTGCGAACCTGTTTATTAACAAATTTATATAATGTTAACTCAACTGATCAGGTTCTGATCTAAATTTAACGATTAATGATATGCTGACTTTTGTGAATGCGAGAAATGCATATTAACAAAAAGCGGTAATTCTTACGCGTTCGGCAAGACTATGACTGTCAGTTGCTTGACCTCTTCTTGCTCTGACATGAATGTAATCTTTTAGAGGTTCAGGAGCTTTTGAGTTACTCTTGTTCTGTTTCTCTTCCTCTGCATTAGTAGCAACTTTTTTGGAATCTTCCTCTATATTCATGCCATCATTTTCATTTTTACCACCCTCATTTGACTTGCTTTTCTTTGCATTTAAGTCTTCACCAccctaaaacaaaaaataaaaattatgaaattCAGAAAATTCCCATCAgcattaaaaaaaagaaatttgactTAAAAAAATAGTGAAATTAAATTTCCCGTTGAGAAAAAACTGAAACAATTTAATCTGTATACGAACATATTAGTCTCGATCTTTAGACAAAAATTATATCTTTTTTAGAGACTAAATTGTGTCTTCCGAATTGTTGCGGTGACAAAAATGCGTCCGAATTCTTAAAAATTTGAAGCTTTAATGCTTTACCTTGGTAGGATTGGAAGAGTTTGAAGCTTTTCCTTTAAAAGAAGAGCTTTTTCTTTTCCTTGAATTCATGTCAAGTGAAGCTTTCACACCAATTTCGCCATTTGGAGTATTTTGCTCAGAgattgtagattcttcttgagaATTACCTACTTCAATTCCTTCATATTCTTGTTGCAATGGTGAATTCTTGTTCTCTATGTTAACCATTTGAGATCCAATTGTATTGAACGAAGGACTACTCGAAACTCTTGATAGTAATTTCGCTCCATTTTCCATTAAATTAACAGATCTTTGAGGTAATTCAACATTGTTCATAACCAATTGGTTATGGTTACTTCTATCATTGAAACTCTTGCTACCAAAGCAAGAGAATTTCGCAGCCCTTTGAACAAAACCAGGATCAGGTGAAAATCCAGGCATTGGTACAACGTTGTTGTTGAGCTTAGAATGTTGTTGTGAGATCTCACCAAAACTTCCCAATTTTCCAATCAATTCTCTCATCACAAGATTCTCGATCGGGGGCGATGCAGGAGATGAGACAATTGAACTGAGTGCTGAATCAAAGTTGAGATTTTGATCCGTTGACTTTTCCCAATTCGGGTTGAAAAAACAACCTTGGGATTGGTTTGAGGAAGAATTCAGTAGTGACGGTTGAACTTCCATGGATGAAGAAAGTGATTGCCATGTTGGCATTGGAGAATTTGAAGGATGAAGTGACTGTTCGAATCCTGCATTCATAAAAAACTGGTTTTCCATAGTGGAAATGGATAGGattatgatgaattgtatgaGACAGAACAAAATGAACTTAATTTTGAGGTTGTTTTTGTTTTgcttatgttttttttcttatgTCCTTGAAACAAGAATCAAAATTGGATTTTGATTGAAGTTGAGACTTGAGAGGAAAGAGTGTTAGGggaaaagagagagaaaggaaAGGGAGGGAAGGAAAAAGATTAGGCTATCATGGGGTTAAATAGAAATTTTGggtttactatttttttatgataataattatattattactaaAGGAACTTTAGTAAAGTGTGTCATACAGGTAAACTATAACTATAGAACTGTTGTTATTCAAAGTACATTGTTCTtaagaatatttaataaaaaactgaaaagaataggataataataaaatattaaaaataataaaatattaaaaatattttaatttttaaaaaaaattgaatatcctCTTAACATAATTGTGGAGGTTAATTTTTTGAATTGGGCAGAATCACGATAAATAGTAAAATTTTCTCTCAAGAAAATTTAACAGTGTTGCATATTTAAGGTTGAAATCGAATTTTGAATCTCTGAATAAACCTAAAGAGATTCTTTATTATCTTGTTCTTGAGTTTTAacatttttttgttatatataatttttttaagtattATTTAAGGATAAAGATGATTCTGTTTTATAaagattaataaattaattaatcatgtaattttaaaattttgttatgTATATAGTATTATATTGAAGAATGAGTGAGTAAttagttattaattaatttatctgTGTCTTATTTTTGGAGTATCGGAGCATATATCTCCGTAAAAGGCGGAGGAGGGTGTGTATACTGCCGGGCATTGAACGTCAAAACAAAAACCCAAAATGTCTCCTGCCCATCATTTTCTTAAACTTTTGCATATAATATAATGGAAGCCAGTAACTTCGATTGCTCCATTCTACTTATTCTAATTTACTTTTTTTGGTGCTGTGTATTTATTCATTATATTATATTCTTACTATTTCTGTTTTTAAACGTAAGATTCAATTGCATTTTGTTTTATCGTCTCATTATAATAATAGTATTTTGATCAATATACTCTAAAATTTTCTTACACTTAATACTAAATATTTTATGAAAGataaaatgtaaaataataatTGTACCGGTTAAAAAGAAGTATAGATGTGTGATACCATTGGAGTTTAAAGTTTTTGGGTGTTAGAGAAGCTCACGGTGTGAAACATGTTTTTGTGGTGTTTTATATGAGGTTACAGCAAACTCGCGGTAGTGGAAAATTATGTATTTGAGATATTTTCGATGAATAGTGAATTGTCCTACTCAACCCTAAGGATAAGATATTTATAGAGGCCTATGAGTTTGGATTTGAGGAATCCTGAGAAGTAGTAACTGTTCCACCTTGAGTAAGGGAACATGTTGACTGCCTATTTCTTAGAGAATCGTGGTCATCACTTCTTCCACACTTGGTTATGGACCCCGTACACGTCATCATCCACGTTTCCTCTCAGAAAGAGCTACCTACTGAGTAGGGGTCATGCTTAGGTGACATAATTTGGGGTGAGCGCTTGATGAAGGTTGGTCCGTATCTCCATATTGTGGGTCTTTACAAATATATCATTACATATTCTCTCCAACCACGAAGACTTGTAGAGGGAGAAGTGATTAAGCTCATCATCTACATAGTTTTAAGCCCTTCATTCCTTTTAGGCGAATCCCGTAGTTAGGGATGCGTCCCTCAGTTAGGGGTGAATCCCTTAGTTAAGGATGATTCATTAGTTAGGGGCGAATCATCAGTTAGGGGTGAATCCCTCAATTAGGGTAAGTTCCTCAAATAGGTGTGATTTACTAGTTAAGGGTGAGTCACCTGCCCACTGCCAGGTATCTCGTCTGTAGTTTGTGTGtcaattaaaaaatatcaaacatCAATCAAGTGATGtaagtgttgaaagtatttgtgggtaaatattttctgtaatatatcgtatccacagggattggttaatatcactgccgttctatagttgtttattttgagttaagaaatttgggctggtttgttttatactaataataatatcaaaagcaaataataaaataaaagcaagtaaaggactttgtgttaacaaataaagaaagatgttgagtctttagggttcatcaacctaatcctatacaattatcaattaattcacaatagaacaatcctttgaatcattatcttcacttatcctcaaataagattccatgtctgcaaatcaaattagataacttttaccggtatgagattcgatctctccaaatcacaataacgataatagtaattaagaacgataattatgaaaacccaattacaattccatctctgcaaattgcaattgaatcaatatagtaacctagggcaaaagttaaatcctttctttcgatcaaagattcaacaatgatgtaaattaaaagcaaggtttcttattgataataaattcaaacaattgttcacagggattaatcaatggtaatgtatattcataggttaactactaccttagactcaacaagagggatttagctctccatagacataaagaacatacaagaatcaatggaggaattcatcttcatcaatagaatgccttcaattggtaaagaatccaccttctattgttattctcagcttcagaatcagatagctctcctaatttcgctcccacccAGTATATCTAACCACTTGGAAACTAGGgttttaaaacagaacttttgggcttttaacgccgaggccgcggcgcggcaacgggctggcgcggcgcgcccctcaaacagagatatcttcgcggcgcgcctaggaactctcgcggcgcgccctttgtactttccatctttttcttcagcctttgagacttccagctttctttcctcctcatgttcttcttaagttcttattcagctcagaacctgcaacaataacacccacaagtgattcgatttgctttacgcacgaactaaacttattcagttcaattcttaataaaaacctatggattcatcacatttttgcattggtttggagactaaatcacttctattaacacctgaatttaccattaatttactcctaacagtaAGCAATCAATTACATTTATTTTTAAGCGATTATGAGCTACTCTTGAGACGCTAAATGGACACGGTTCTTACacatgtttgtgtgaacaaccaAAATTGTAAAAATTGATGAACATGACTTTCGATAAACCACTACAAAAAAAAGCCTCAGTAGTGACGTGAATATCACGCCACTAATCAaaaaatcacatcacaaactaatatttgcgaagtgaaaattcacgtcgcaggaggcaaggtggcaacttttagtgacgtgattttcacttcactatttagtgaagtgaaaatcacgtcgcaaactTTGGATCAGAGATTAATGCATTTTCAGTCAGAGCAGGCG includes these proteins:
- the LOC131618161 gene encoding transcription factor bHLH62-like, producing the protein MENQFFMNAGFEQSLHPSNSPMPTWQSLSSSMEVQPSLLNSSSNQSQGCFFNPNWEKSTDQNLNFDSALSSIVSSPASPPIENLVMRELIGKLGSFGEISQQHSKLNNNVVPMPGFSPDPGFVQRAAKFSCFGSKSFNDRSNHNQLVMNNVELPQRSVNLMENGAKLLSRVSSSPSFNTIGSQMVNIENKNSPLQQEYEGIEVGNSQEESTISEQNTPNGEIGVKASLDMNSRKRKSSSFKGKASNSSNPTKGGEDLNAKKSKSNEGGKNENDGMNIEEDSKKVATNAEEEKQNKSNSKAPEPLKDYIHVRARRGQATDSHSLAERVRREKISERMKLLQDLVPGCNKVTGKALMLDEIINYVQSLQRQVEFLSMKLSSVNTSIESVVVSKDIFQANNSLQNSIFQIDSSAPSFYGTQTQQNQVIHSNIPNGSGTHCLVDSLDSSLCHNLGMHLPLLNGFNENGSQFPLTFSEEDLNTIVQMGFGQTSNRETPIHSPSFNDSNQATQMKIEL